In Macrobrachium rosenbergii isolate ZJJX-2024 chromosome 16, ASM4041242v1, whole genome shotgun sequence, a single genomic region encodes these proteins:
- the LOC136847444 gene encoding protein hairy-like produces MERSPSVEFASQVGPDAGRQYQQHRGSNSRHQRQSQQQQVLVRSKSLQYLDQDALAADVLSPEEDLYDQPEEEDTFSDMTPEMNNPHAHRRNSPAECNINKKSNKPMMEKKRRQRINRCLNDLKTLVLEALKRDPAKYSKLEKADILEMTVRHLQMLHRQQSAAGCMMGNGQFIGEDISKYRAGFTQCAAEVTKYLATMNDIPHDLHTKVLTHLNSLATSVAASVNSNATCVQNSVNVMPNPAPIILVVNNATAAAPTAISHVTAQPINFHENTGNSLGPQPNFAVITTSRTQSIPTPIQPYPQSNGLQILPTRLTNGDLALVLPATTTVPLATQNKNIRSSPSAALQASAPVLTAILTSDRNHVTPASTYVQPPALSTSSEDSALGPETLEVSDSDISSGICTPVSSMSTASSPLPAEEAGRMSPKRATTSRSASPLKPQIWNSSCFREELSPAACSSHNAHRQHQMIAPKSSNPRPPKSSSPDIHKRKKANTPPPPEVDSQSMWRPWH; encoded by the exons ATGGAGAGATCGCCGTCAGTAGAGTTTGCGAGTCAGGTGGGGCCGGACGCTGGCCGTCAGTACCAGCAGCATCGGGGCAGCAACAGTCGGCACCAAAGACAAAGCCAACAACAACAGGTCTTAGTCCGATCGAAAAGCCTACAGTACCTAGACCAAGACGCCCTTGCCGCCGATGTGCTGAGTCCCGAAGAAGACCTTTACGACCAACCCGAGGAGGAGGACACCTTTAGCGACATGACGCCTGAAATGAACAACCCACACGCCCACCGCCGCAACTCACCGGCGGAATGCAACATTAACAAGAAG AGCAACAAACCAATGATGGAGAAGAAAAGGAGGCAGAGAATCAACAGATGCCTGAATGACTTGAAGACACTGGTGCTGGAGGCTCTGAAAAGAGAT CCGGCAAAATACAGCAAACTGGAGAAGGCAGACATTCTAGAGATGACAGTGCGCCATTTGCAAATGCTACACAGGCAACAGTCAGCAGCAGGCTGCATGATGGGCAATGGTCAGTTTATAGGTGAGGATATATCCAAGTACAGGGCCGGCTTTACTCAGTGTGCTGCAGAAGTTACAAAATATCTGGCCACTATGAATGACATACCCCATGATCTTCACACTAAGGTGCTAACTCACCTGAATTCCCTCGCCACAAGTGTAGCAGCAAGTGTAAATAGTAATGCTACTTGTGTTCAGAACAGTGTCAATGTAATGCCAAACCCAGCACCTATAATATTAGTTGTGAATAATGCTACTGCTGCTGCGCCAACAGCAATCTCACATGTGACAGCACAACCTATCAACTTTCATGAAAATACAGGGAATTCTCTTGGACCACAGCCAAATTTTGCAGTAATAACAACTTCTCGAACTCAGAGCATACCCACTCCAATTCAACCATATCCACAGAGCAATGGACTGCAAATTCTGCCTACTCGCCTAACTAATGGAGATTTGGCTTTGGTTCTTCCAGCAACAACCACAGTTCCTTTggcaacacaaaacaaaaatatccgATCAAGTCCAAGCGCAGCCCTTCAAGCCTCAGCACCAGTCCTGACGGCTATTCTCACCTCAGACCGGAATCATGTAACACCTGCATCAACATATGTACAGCCTCCAGCTCTATCAACCAGCAGTGAAGACTCTGCTCTTGGGCCTGAAACACTCGAAGTTTCAGATAGTGACATAAGTTCAGGCATTTGTACCCCAGTGTCATCAATGAGCACAGCTAGTTCTCCCCTGCCTGCAGAGGAAGCTGGAAGAATGTCACCTAAAAGAGCAACAACTTCAAGGTCAGCTTCTCCTCTGAAACCTCAGATTTGGAATAGTAGCTGCTTTAGGGAAGAGCTAAGCCCAGCTGCTTGTTCCAGTCACAATGCTCATCGTCAACACCAAATGATTGCTCCAAAGTCCTCGAATCCACGGCCTCCCAAATCAAGTTCGCCAGACATCCACAAGAGGAAGAAGGCAAACACTCCACCCCCTCCAGAAGTAGATTCACAGTCAATGTGGAGGCCATGGCACTAG